The Bradyrhizobium ottawaense genome window below encodes:
- a CDS encoding lipoprotein-releasing ABC transporter permease subunit — MDETMTETVQTAPFAPFEWMLSARYLRARRKEGFISVIAGFSFLGIMLGVATLIIVMAVMNGFRKELLDKILGLNGHILVQPLESPLTDWKDVADRLSQVKGIRLAAPVVDGQALASSPWNASGVLVRGIRSDDLNNLTSIAKNIKQGSLEGFDDGQGVAIGRRLADQLSLHAGDSITLVAPKGAVTPMGTTPRIKPYKIVAVFEIGMSEYDLGFVFMPLAEAQAYFNRSNDVTSIEVFTTNPDQIVAFRQAVTEAAGRPVFLVDWRQRNSTFFNALQVERNVMFLILTMIVLVAALNIVSGLIMLVKDKGSDIAILRTMGASQGSIMRIFLITGASIGVVGTLVGFVVGLVICLNIESIRQFLSWLTSTELFSPELYFLSKLPAEIDVGETTAVVIMALTLSFLATLYPSWRAARLDPVEALRYE, encoded by the coding sequence ATGGATGAGACCATGACCGAGACCGTGCAAACCGCGCCTTTTGCGCCATTCGAGTGGATGCTGTCGGCGCGCTATTTGCGGGCGCGCCGCAAGGAGGGATTCATCTCGGTCATCGCCGGGTTCTCCTTCCTCGGCATCATGCTGGGTGTGGCGACGCTGATCATCGTCATGGCCGTGATGAACGGCTTCCGCAAAGAGCTGCTCGACAAGATCCTGGGGCTGAACGGGCACATCCTGGTGCAGCCGCTGGAATCGCCGCTGACCGACTGGAAAGACGTCGCCGACCGCCTCAGCCAGGTCAAAGGCATCCGGCTCGCCGCGCCCGTGGTGGACGGCCAGGCGCTGGCGTCCTCACCCTGGAACGCCTCGGGCGTGCTGGTGCGCGGCATCCGCTCCGACGACCTCAACAACCTCACCTCGATCGCCAAGAACATCAAGCAGGGCTCGCTCGAGGGCTTTGACGACGGGCAGGGTGTCGCGATCGGACGGCGCCTCGCCGACCAGCTGTCGCTGCATGCCGGCGACAGCATCACGCTGGTGGCGCCGAAGGGCGCGGTCACGCCGATGGGCACGACACCGCGCATCAAGCCGTACAAGATCGTCGCCGTGTTCGAGATCGGCATGTCCGAATACGATCTCGGCTTCGTGTTCATGCCGCTCGCGGAAGCGCAGGCCTATTTCAATCGCAGCAACGACGTCACCTCGATCGAGGTGTTCACCACCAATCCCGATCAGATCGTCGCCTTCCGCCAGGCCGTGACGGAGGCTGCGGGCAGGCCGGTGTTCCTGGTGGATTGGCGGCAGCGCAATTCGACCTTCTTCAACGCGCTCCAGGTCGAGCGCAACGTGATGTTCCTGATCCTGACCATGATCGTGCTGGTCGCGGCTCTGAACATCGTCTCAGGCCTGATCATGCTGGTGAAGGACAAGGGCAGCGACATCGCGATCCTGCGCACGATGGGCGCCTCGCAGGGCTCGATCATGCGCATCTTCCTGATCACGGGCGCCTCGATCGGCGTGGTCGGCACGCTGGTCGGCTTTGTCGTCGGCCTCGTGATCTGCCTCAACATCGAATCCATCCGGCAATTCCTGTCCTGGCTGACCAGCACCGAGCTGTTCTCGCCAGAACTCTATTTCCTTTCGAAACTGCCCGCCGAGATCGACGTCGGCGAGACCACGGCCGTCGTCATCATGGCGCTGACGCTGTCGTTCCTGGCGACGCTGTATCCGTCGTGGCGCGCCGCGCGCCTCGATCCTGTCGAAGCGCTGCGGTACGAGTGA
- a CDS encoding ABC transporter ATP-binding protein — MEQQQGAEDVPVIYLHEIKRQYLQGEVPLTILDGAKLALWAGQSVALVAPSGSGKSTLLHIAGLLEAPDSGEVYVSGAPTSQLPDIERTQLRRTDIGFVYQSHRLLPEFSALENVMMPQMIRGLKKSESVKRAKEILGYLGLGDRITHRPAELSGGEQQRVAIARAVANAPRVLFADEPTGNLDPHTADHVFQALMQLVKATKVSMLIATHNMELAGRMDRRVSLSNGQVVELE, encoded by the coding sequence ATGGAGCAGCAGCAGGGGGCGGAAGACGTACCGGTCATTTATCTCCACGAGATAAAGCGGCAGTACTTGCAGGGCGAGGTGCCGCTGACGATCCTGGACGGCGCCAAGCTCGCGCTGTGGGCCGGGCAGTCTGTCGCGCTGGTGGCGCCGTCGGGCTCGGGCAAATCGACGCTGCTGCACATCGCGGGGCTGTTGGAAGCACCCGATTCCGGCGAGGTCTATGTCTCGGGCGCGCCGACCTCGCAGCTGCCCGACATCGAGCGCACCCAGCTGCGCCGCACCGATATCGGCTTCGTCTACCAGTCGCACCGGCTATTGCCGGAGTTCTCGGCGCTGGAGAATGTGATGATGCCGCAGATGATCCGCGGCCTGAAGAAGTCCGAGAGCGTCAAGCGCGCCAAGGAGATCCTCGGCTATCTCGGTCTCGGCGACCGCATCACCCATCGCCCGGCCGAGCTGTCCGGCGGCGAGCAGCAGCGCGTCGCGATCGCGCGCGCGGTGGCCAACGCGCCGCGGGTGCTGTTCGCGGACGAGCCGACCGGCAACCTCGATCCGCACACGGCCGATCACGTGTTCCAGGCGCTGATGCAGCTGGTCAAGGCGACCAAGGTTTCGATGCTGATCGCGACCCACAACATGGAGCTCGCCGGCCGCATGGACCGGCGGGTGTCGCTGTCGAACGGCCAGGTGGTCGAGCTCGAGTAG
- a CDS encoding zinc-binding dehydrogenase: protein MKAAVLKSLGSPLVIEDVPKPTLGTGEVVVDIVATRVLSYMNEVFDGTRNYALDLPVIPGPGGIGRVRAVGPDATKLSVGDWVFCDPTVRSRDDTVAPDIALQGLTAAGPGGMRLQQHFRHGSFAEQMRVPTENVKRLGAITPEDATQWCALGTLLVPYGGFLAANLRAGETVLVSGATGNFGSAAVSVALAMGAASVVAPGRNEKILADLVRRFGSRVQPVKLTGNEDHDREAMKRAAPGPIDCAFDIMPPSVSTDVVRAAIMTVRPYGRVVLMGGVGMAGGAGLELPYPWIMRNCISIHGVWMYPPDAASRLIALVRAGLLRLEEYETTAFDLDHANEAVAHAAANGGPFKMTVIRP, encoded by the coding sequence ATGAAAGCTGCCGTACTCAAATCCCTTGGATCGCCGCTGGTGATCGAGGACGTTCCGAAGCCGACCCTCGGTACCGGCGAAGTCGTTGTCGACATCGTCGCCACGCGCGTCCTGTCGTACATGAACGAGGTTTTTGACGGGACACGCAACTACGCGCTCGATCTGCCTGTTATCCCCGGTCCCGGCGGCATCGGCCGGGTGCGCGCGGTCGGCCCGGATGCCACCAAGCTCAGCGTGGGCGACTGGGTGTTCTGCGACCCGACGGTGCGCTCGCGCGACGACACCGTTGCGCCCGATATCGCTCTGCAAGGGCTCACCGCTGCCGGGCCCGGCGGCATGCGGCTGCAACAGCATTTTCGCCACGGCTCCTTTGCCGAACAAATGAGGGTGCCGACCGAGAACGTGAAGCGGCTCGGTGCGATCACGCCCGAGGACGCGACGCAATGGTGCGCGCTGGGCACGCTGCTAGTGCCTTACGGCGGCTTCCTCGCTGCGAACCTTAGAGCGGGCGAGACCGTGCTGGTGAGCGGGGCTACCGGCAATTTCGGCAGCGCCGCCGTCTCGGTTGCGTTGGCGATGGGCGCAGCCAGCGTGGTCGCGCCCGGCCGCAACGAGAAAATCCTCGCCGACCTCGTCCGACGCTTCGGCAGCCGCGTGCAACCGGTCAAGCTTACTGGCAATGAAGATCACGACCGCGAGGCGATGAAGCGCGCAGCGCCCGGCCCGATCGATTGCGCGTTCGACATCATGCCGCCCTCCGTGAGCACCGACGTCGTGCGTGCAGCGATCATGACGGTGCGCCCCTATGGGCGCGTCGTACTGATGGGCGGCGTCGGCATGGCCGGCGGCGCGGGCCTCGAGCTGCCCTACCCCTGGATCATGCGCAACTGCATCAGCATCCACGGCGTCTGGATGTACCCGCCGGATGCCGCGAGCCGTCTGATCGCGCTGGTGCGTGCGGGTCTGCTCAGGCTGGAGGAATACGAGACGACGGCCTTCGACCTCGACCATGCCAACGAGGCGGTGGCGCACGCCGCCGCCAATGGCGGGCCGTTCAAAATGACGGTGATCCGGCCTTGA